In one window of Nycticebus coucang isolate mNycCou1 chromosome 23, mNycCou1.pri, whole genome shotgun sequence DNA:
- the LOC128576131 gene encoding small ubiquitin-related modifier 1-like has protein sequence MSNQEAKPSTEDLGDKKEEEYIKLKVIGQDSSETHFKVKMTAHLKKLKESYGQRQGVPMNSLRFLFEGQRIADNHTPKELGMEEEDVIEVYQEQKEGHSTV, from the coding sequence ATGTCTAACCAGGAGGCAAAACCTTCAACCGAAGACTTGGGGGATAAGAAGGAAGAAGAATACATTAAACTCAAAGTCATTGGACAGGATAGCAGTGAGACTCACTTCAAAGTGAAAATGACAGCACATCTCAAGAAACtcaaagaatcatatggtcaaaGACAGGGAGTTCCAATGAATTCACTCAGGTTTCTCTTTGAAGGACAGAGAATTGCTGATAATCATACTCCAAAAGAACTGGGAATGGAGGAAGAAGATGTGATTGAAGTTTATCAGGAACAAAAGGAGGGTCATTCAACAGTTTAg